In Thermoplasmata archaeon, the DNA window CGGAAAAGTTATAGTGCACAAAATTGAAAAAAACGTGCCTGTGAATTCGGAGGTGACAGGCATAATAGATTCTGAACGAAGAGATCAGCTTATGCGTAGCCACAGTGCCACGCATGTATTATTAAGTGCAGCCAGAACAGTGCTGGGAAAACATGTTTGGCAGGCTGGCGCGCAGAAGGGAGTTGAAGAATCAAGATTGGACATAACACACTTTAAAAAGATCAGTTTTGAAGAGTTGAGAGAGATTGAGAGAGTGGCTTTGAACATTATATTGCAGGACATTAAGATAGAAATAAAATATATGGATCGAGAAAAAGCTGAAAGAGAGTTTGGCTTTAAACTTTACGAGGGTGGAATACCCACAGACAAAGCTATCAGAGTAGTAAAGATCGGAAATTATGATGTGGAAGGGTGTGGAGGTACTCATGTAAGAAGCACAGGCGAGATTGGTTTGATCAAAATAATAAGAGAAGAGAGAATTCAAGATGGTATCTCTAGAATTACTTTTACTGCCGGTAAAAGCGCTTTGAATTACATTGCCGACATGGAGAGAATATTGAAGAGTGCAAGTGAACAGTTAAAGACAGATTACAAAAATATGAATCTGAAGCTAGAAAACATTCTTGAAGAATGGAAAGCCCAGAAAAAAGAGATTGCCAGATTGAGCGAGATTGAAAATCAATTTTTTATCAGATCTATTCTTGAATCTTCAAAAACTGTTAAAAATCAAAAAATTGCAGTAAGCCTATTAAAAGATAGGAGCTTGAACCTGATTTCTATAGCAAGAGATCTGAATAAAGAACTTACACTCACATATTTCATTGTTAACAGTGCAGATTCAAAACTATCATTTGTATCCGGGTCCAAAAACATAGATTTAGAGAATATTTTAAGTTCCTTTGTCAAGGATGTTGCTGGCACCTTCAAGAAAGTTGACAATTTTTACATAGGATCAGGTAAGGAAAACAGCAATATTGATAAGCTAGTGGATATTGTTCAAGCTCAGCTGGTTAAAGCTGTGGATCTAAATGAGCGAAACGGATGAAATAGACTATATAAATCGTGTGGTTCGTGAATATTTTACAGTTTATGACGCTAAAGTATATCCAGATCATTTAGAGTTTCATATTATTTCTGCTGATAACAAGGATTTACTTTACAAAAACTTTAACGCTTTATGGTCAGATTTGAAAAAACAAAATTATGTGCCCACCCTCAACAATGTCAAAGGAGACTATGTTCTTCAAATAGTAAAAATACCTTCTAGAAAGTTCAGCAGCATTTATATAAACATAGGGTTATTGATCGCAACAATAATATCGACTGTAATTGTAGGGATGCAGAATTATGCTGGATATTTTAACATTTCCAACATGTGGGCAATTAATGTATTTGTCGGCGGTACTCTATTTTTTGCGGTGCCGTTAATGTTAATATTAGGACTTCATGAGATGGGCCATTATTTTGCAGCAAAAAAGCATCATGTTGCTGCATCATTACCATTTTTCATACCGGCACCTACAATAATCGGAACACTCGGTGCATTTATATCGCTCAGAGAACCTATTCCGAACAAAAAAGCTCTCTTGGACATTGGCATAGCAGGGCCTATTGTTGGGTTTTTGGTGGCAATACCTATTGCAATAATAGGTATGTGGCTGGGGCATATATATCCACCTCCAAGCGTAGACTATTCAACCGTAATGATACTTCAGATGCCTATACTATATAATTTTATCAATCTGTTTTATCCATTCAGTAGCACTATGTTCCCTATGGCTTTTGCTGCATGGGTTGGATTTTTAGTAACCGCCATAAACTTATTTCCGATCGGGCAGCTGGATGGAGGTCATATAGCAAAAGCGTTGTTAGGAGACTATTCAAGATATGTAAGCTATGTATTTATAGTTATAATGCTGATACTGGGCATATACTATACTGGATGGCTTATTTTTGCGCTGTTTGTACTAATCCTGGGATTAAGACATCCACCATCCCTGAATGAAATCTCTAAGATTGGAAGAAAAAGAGTGATAGCAGGAGCACTGGCATTTGTGCTTTTAGTTGTCACTTTTGCGCCGGTTCCAATTTCTGAAGTATACTTGCAAGAACAGTTTAATATTAATTCCGTCACACATGATTACAAAATGATACAAAATGTTCAGCCTCAGATATATCCTGTACTGAACATCACAAATACGGGGCAGAAGATGATCAATGTTTCAGTTCAGGTATCAAATACAGATCACTTTAACATAAGTTATCAATCGGAACTTCATAATATCTCGATAGGAAATACGCGCTCTTTAATCTTGAACATTTCGCTTACAAATCAATCAGTGGCAGGCACAGGCTATGTTTATGTGACTGTAGTCACTATGCTGGAGAAAGTATCAAAAGAGTATACATTAAATATCACGGTCTATAACCAGTCCAAATATTTGAAATGGAGCCAGAACATTATATATGGCCATGTAAACAGCAGTATAATGCTATCTTTAAAAAATACTGGCAATATTACTGAATACATCTGGCAGATTAACAGCACTGAAAGTTATAATGTGTCATATAATGCCACAATTGTTTCTGACCGAATACTTATTTCTCCAGGTAGCTTTATACTGTTTAAATTTATGTTCTATGCCACTGGCACATATTACCTGTACGCAATAGACCAAAACATGAATGTTGCCATGTTAACTGTTAACATAACATAAATTTGATAAACTAGCAGTTAATAAACTATTTTGCCACTATGATGAATCTGTATCTGCTGAACGGTGATGAAAGACAGGCGATCTGAGTGGCATTTATCTATCTTGAGAAAATTCTAGAAAGTGGAGAAACCTCGCTTTCTCCCATGCCAATTCTGACAGTATGCAAATTTATATTTAGCATATGGAAAAACGTATATCTTGCAATGGATTGCAAAAAAAAACAGGCAGTTTAGAGAAATTACTATTTTTTCAATGCCTATCTTTGAGAAACTTTAAGATACTATTTTTTCTGGAAATAAGCTTTGCTAATTTCTTGTTAAGCTGCTCTATCTCTCTGTCAATCTTCTCTATCTCTTCTCTGAAATTCACAGATCCTGTAAAATTCTCAGATTCAAATTCGAGCTTTTCAGTATTTATCTCAAACATGTTCTGCGTCAATACTATTGTTAAGAAAACATTGTCTCCGATCTTATATTTTTTTCGTGATGCCCCAAGATCGCTTTTTTCAAGACCTTTACATTCAATTATATTCAATTTTTCTAAAAGTTCCAAGTTTTTCATTATTGCTTGCTGTGATAATTTTAAATCTTTAGAAAGTTGAAACGCGTACTGATCACCTTCAATAAGTCGCTTCAATATTTCTCTTCTTGTTTTGTTTTCGAATGCTTGCAGTAAGATATCTTCGTATTCCATAAAAAATAAAGAAAATTTTAATCTATGTTAATTTTCTTCCCTTTTCCACCCTCTTCTTTTAGCCTTGGAAGAGTAATGTCCAGTATGCCATTCTTATATGCTGCCTTTACTTCGTCAGTCTTGATTTTTGCAGAGAGTTCAACCTCTTTATGATATTTTCTGTCAGGGGTATTTACATCTATTACGACTGACTGCTCATTTAACTGTATGTCTATGTTCTCTTTTTCTATGCCTGGAAGTTCTACCGTAATGTATATATTTTTATCATCTTCCGTAACATCCGTCAATGGCTCTCTATATTCTAGCTGTTTTGGTCCGTATCCTTTAGGTACATTTCCAAACTCCTGAAATTCAGGCTTTCCGTCTGGCCCCATCTTAAAGGTAAAACCATAAACGAATGATTTGTCAGGAGATAAATTGCTCTTGCTTAACTCTTCCCAGATCTTGTTTAATCTGGACTCCCATCTCTTAATCTCTTCATCAAAATCATCAAAAATTCCATAATAATCCCAGTCTTCATCATCCTCATTTTTTCTTTTTCTTATAACCATTCTTATCACCTCTTTATTTAACCTTTGGTTATCAACTAAAGGTTAATAACTACAGATATATAAATTTTTCTAAGAATTCTTTGATAAAAATAAAACATTAAATTCATACGTATTAGAAAGCATTTGTAATAGATTTACTTTAAAAGTACGCACCTCCTACATTTTTATATTTCAGAGAGTAGCTGTTTTCTGAGGCTTTTTACTGTAACAATATAAATGTGATCTAACAGTTTATTTCCGCCATAAGGTTATTACATCCATAAAGGCACAATTGTGAGATTTATATCGCAAAACTACAAAAAAATAAACTACTTTTACAAGAAATTCTATGATTAGGAATCATCCTTATGGAAAGGCAGATATCATTATCATATGCATGGTTTGCTCAATGATATATCAGATAAGAAATTAATTTGAATAATAATAGGATAACAGTACCCTGGCAATGTAAAAATTTTCTGGCAGAATATAATTATGTTCATTAAAAAATAATTTTGTTCCAGCATCCTGTTTTTAAAAAGTTATATATAATAATAGTTTATATGACCTTTAATGAAATTACCCCTGATAATAGTTAACTTTAAAGTTTATAGAGAATCTATAGGCAAAAATGCGTATAATCTGGCCAAGATGATAGAGCATGTAGCAATTGAAAGAAACGCGGAAATAGCTATAGCTCCTGATTTTTTAGACTTAGTTAAAATCAAAGATTTCGTGGACATTCCTGTTTTTGCTCAGCATGCAGACGCTGTTGAATTGGGGGGTCATACAGGTCATATTACTCTCGAAATTTTAAAAGAGTATGAGATAAACGGTCTGATAATAAACCATTCTGAAAAAAGATTAAATCTTGCAGATATAGAGTATCTAGTAACCAACTCTAGAAATTATGGGCTCATATCAATTTTATGCACTAACAATATTGAAACTACTGTTGCAGGCGCAGCTTTAAATCCTGATTTCTTAGCAATAGAGCCGCCTGAGCTAATTGGCGGGGACATATCTGTGTCTAAAGCCAAGCCTGAAATAATAATAAACTCTGTACAACATTCTAAAAAGATTAATAGCACTGTAAAGATTCTTGCAGGCGCAGGTATTAAAGACAAACTAGATTCTAAAAAAGCCTTGGAACTTGGATCAGATGGAGTATTAATAGCCTCTGGTATTGTAAAATCTAAAGATCCTATAAAATCACTGAACGATATTATTGACGGCTTTATGGAGGCAAACTATGGTAAAAGATAAAGAAGAACCAGAATTTGTAGAGCCAGAATTCAATGAAAAAAATTTTTTAATTCAGGAAATTGAAAAAGGTAAAGCTACGATCACGGTATTTTTGCTTGGCTTAGGTATTGGCTTTTTATCAGGGTTTCTTGAATCCATTGAGCTTGGGGTATTATCAGCCTTGCTGGGAATTGCAGTAATATTTTTGATCAATCCATTATACAACTCTCTGAACATCAAGACAGATCGTAGAACTAAGACTATCAATATTTTCATATATCTAATACTATGGCTTACATTCTGGATCGTATCTTTAAACCCACCATTCTTTTAATTTTTATCTAAAAATTGTTTGTTATGTAAAATAAGTGGCTTTGTCTTCCTCATTTTTCTTAACTTCATCCTTTAAATCCAAGATATCTATTGCAGATATTGCATTGACCATTATTATTCTCATTTTTCCTTTGAGCTCTTTATGGGTTTCATCAAGGATTAGGACCATTGCCAGATCCTCTCCAATTGATATAAATTTTTCGAACGTCCCAGATGTTTTCTCTAACTCGGAATGGTCAGATGCAATATATACCACACATTTAGATCCACTGGTAATATTGTTTATCATTTATTTTCCTCCATTAATGATTGTATATGCTGTACTGTTCTATTATAATTGTCAATTGCAAGTTTTAAAT includes these proteins:
- the tpiA gene encoding triose-phosphate isomerase; amino-acid sequence: MKLPLIIVNFKVYRESIGKNAYNLAKMIEHVAIERNAEIAIAPDFLDLVKIKDFVDIPVFAQHADAVELGGHTGHITLEILKEYEINGLIINHSEKRLNLADIEYLVTNSRNYGLISILCTNNIETTVAGAALNPDFLAIEPPELIGGDISVSKAKPEIIINSVQHSKKINSTVKILAGAGIKDKLDSKKALELGSDGVLIASGIVKSKDPIKSLNDIIDGFMEANYGKR
- a CDS encoding ArsR family transcriptional regulator, translated to MEYEDILLQAFENKTRREILKRLIEGDQYAFQLSKDLKLSQQAIMKNLELLEKLNIIECKGLEKSDLGASRKKYKIGDNVFLTIVLTQNMFEINTEKLEFESENFTGSVNFREEIEKIDREIEQLNKKLAKLISRKNSILKFLKDRH
- a CDS encoding site-2 protease family protein codes for the protein MSETDEIDYINRVVREYFTVYDAKVYPDHLEFHIISADNKDLLYKNFNALWSDLKKQNYVPTLNNVKGDYVLQIVKIPSRKFSSIYINIGLLIATIISTVIVGMQNYAGYFNISNMWAINVFVGGTLFFAVPLMLILGLHEMGHYFAAKKHHVAASLPFFIPAPTIIGTLGAFISLREPIPNKKALLDIGIAGPIVGFLVAIPIAIIGMWLGHIYPPPSVDYSTVMILQMPILYNFINLFYPFSSTMFPMAFAAWVGFLVTAINLFPIGQLDGGHIAKALLGDYSRYVSYVFIVIMLILGIYYTGWLIFALFVLILGLRHPPSLNEISKIGRKRVIAGALAFVLLVVTFAPVPISEVYLQEQFNINSVTHDYKMIQNVQPQIYPVLNITNTGQKMINVSVQVSNTDHFNISYQSELHNISIGNTRSLILNISLTNQSVAGTGYVYVTVVTMLEKVSKEYTLNITVYNQSKYLKWSQNIIYGHVNSSIMLSLKNTGNITEYIWQINSTESYNVSYNATIVSDRILISPGSFILFKFMFYATGTYYLYAIDQNMNVAMLTVNIT
- the hsp20 gene encoding archaeal heat shock protein Hsp20, which produces MVIRKRKNEDDEDWDYYGIFDDFDEEIKRWESRLNKIWEELSKSNLSPDKSFVYGFTFKMGPDGKPEFQEFGNVPKGYGPKQLEYREPLTDVTEDDKNIYITVELPGIEKENIDIQLNEQSVVIDVNTPDRKYHKEVELSAKIKTDEVKAAYKNGILDITLPRLKEEGGKGKKINID